A genomic stretch from Bos javanicus breed banteng chromosome 3, ARS-OSU_banteng_1.0, whole genome shotgun sequence includes:
- the RIT1 gene encoding GTP-binding protein Rit1, with the protein MDSGTRPIGSCSSPAGLSREYKLVMLGAGGVGKSAMTMQFISHRFPEDHDPTIEDAYKIRIRIDDEPANLDILDTAGQAEFTAMRDQYMRAGEGFIICYSITDRRSFHEVREFKQLIYRVRRTDDTPVVLVGNKSDLKQLRQVTKEEGLALAREFSCPFFETSAAYRYYIDDVFHALVREIRRKEKEAVLAMEKKSKPKNSVWKRLKSPFRKKKDSVT; encoded by the exons ATGGATTCTGGGACTCGCCCAATTGGTAGCTGTAGCAGCCCTGCAGGGCTGTCTCGGGAATATAAACTAGTGATGCTGGGTGCTGGTGGTGTAGGGAAAAGTG CCATGACCATGCAGTTCATCAGCCACCGATTTCCAGAAGATCATGATCCTACCATTG AAGATGCTTATAAAATCCGGATCCGTATTGATGATGAGCCTGCCAATCTGGACATTTTGGATACAGCTGGACAG GCAGAGTTTACAGCCATGCGGGATCAGTatatgagggcaggagaagggtttATCATCTGTTACTCCATTACCGATCGTCGAAGTTTCCATGAAGTTCGGGAGTTTAAACAGCTGATTTATCGAGTTCGACGTACTGATGATACTCCTGTGGTTCTTGTGGGAAACAAGTCTGACCTAAAGCAGCTAAGACAG gtcacCAAGGAAGAAGGATTGGCTTTGGCCCGAGAATTCAGCTGCCCCTTTTTTGAGACATCTGCTGCATACCGCTACTACATCGATGATGTATTCCATGCCCTTGTCCGGGAGATTCgtaggaaagaaaaggaggcagTACTGGCCATGGAGAAAAAATCTAAGCCCAAAAACAGTGTATGGAAGAGGCTAAAATCACCATTCCGGAAGAAGAAAGATTCAGTAACTTGA